A DNA window from Haloferax volcanii DS2 contains the following coding sequences:
- a CDS encoding DUF917 domain-containing protein, whose amino-acid sequence MSFDIPHLTEITLDDLEALGTGAGILGTGGGGNPRLGRLRLQTLLEDDAYPDSVELVDPRDLPPDATVASVGGMGAPTISVEKFAGGDEEVQSLRAIEELSGETVDALIPGEIGGANSMAPLCVAAMTDLPVVDADGMGRAFPELQMDTFFIYGTPVNYAATTDERGNQVVYRDIDSAKRLEDLARAITVQMGGRSGYAFPLMTGAFVSEYAVPHTVSLATELGRAVERARDAGTDPVDAGRELLGGEELFAGKIVDVHRRNRDGFALGSVTLAGLDEDATLEIEFQNEFLVARDDDGDLRTTVPDLICLVDTDTGAPVTTDALRYGQRVRVLGVPAPELLTTPEALDVIGPEAFGYEVPYDPLPRDETGW is encoded by the coding sequence ATGAGTTTCGACATCCCACACCTGACGGAGATAACGCTCGACGACCTCGAAGCGCTCGGCACCGGCGCGGGCATCCTCGGCACCGGCGGCGGCGGCAACCCCCGCCTCGGCCGCCTGCGACTCCAGACGCTCCTCGAAGACGACGCCTACCCCGACTCGGTCGAACTGGTCGACCCGCGGGACCTGCCGCCCGACGCCACCGTGGCGAGCGTCGGCGGGATGGGCGCGCCCACCATCAGCGTCGAGAAGTTCGCCGGCGGCGACGAGGAAGTGCAGTCGCTTCGGGCCATCGAGGAGCTTTCCGGCGAGACGGTCGACGCGCTCATCCCCGGCGAAATCGGCGGCGCGAACAGCATGGCCCCGCTGTGCGTGGCGGCGATGACCGACCTCCCCGTGGTCGACGCCGACGGCATGGGCCGGGCGTTCCCCGAACTCCAGATGGACACGTTCTTCATCTACGGCACGCCCGTGAACTACGCGGCGACGACCGACGAGCGCGGCAATCAGGTCGTCTACCGGGACATCGACTCGGCCAAGCGCCTCGAAGACCTCGCGCGGGCCATCACCGTCCAGATGGGCGGCCGCTCGGGCTACGCCTTCCCGCTCATGACCGGCGCGTTCGTCTCGGAGTACGCGGTTCCCCACACCGTCTCGCTCGCCACCGAACTCGGGCGGGCGGTCGAACGCGCCCGCGACGCCGGCACCGACCCGGTCGACGCCGGCCGCGAACTGCTCGGCGGCGAGGAGCTGTTCGCCGGGAAAATCGTGGACGTGCACCGCCGCAACCGCGACGGCTTCGCCCTCGGGAGCGTCACGCTCGCCGGGTTGGACGAGGACGCGACCCTCGAAATCGAGTTCCAAAACGAGTTCCTCGTCGCGCGGGACGACGACGGCGACCTCCGGACGACCGTGCCCGACCTCATCTGCCTCGTCGACACCGACACCGGCGCGCCGGTCACGACCGACGCCCTGCGGTACGGCCAGCGCGTCCGCGTCCTCGGCGTGCCCGCGCCCGAACTGCTCACGACGCCCGAAGCGCTCGACGTCATCGGCCCCGAAGCGTTCGGGTACGAGGTTCCGTACGACCCGCTACCGCGGGACGAGACGGGGTGGTGA
- a CDS encoding DUF917 domain-containing protein, with protein MTVEIGVEEIEDIALGATVLGTGGGGDPHVGKLVAKQAIEEFGPVELLPPDELDADDFVIPTAQMGAPTVSVEKLPSGREAVASMERIERELGKTADATMPIECGGINSTFPFAVAARRGLPVVDADGMGRAFPELQHETFNIYGVSGTPAAVSDEQGSTCLIETEDNDQLEWLARGVTVRMGGVAYVSDYPMTGTQVNETAIPGTMSLAKNLGRALRLAEDDAMSAIREVTRESIYGEARSLFEGKIVDVQRRTERGFVFGHVDIDGLDGDEGSTMRIEFQNENLGAAVDGSYVATVPDLITVLDRETGGPIPTESLRYGARVRVLGIRTPEIMRTPAALDVWGPASFGLDATYEPLADHP; from the coding sequence ATGACGGTCGAAATCGGCGTCGAGGAGATAGAAGACATCGCGCTCGGCGCGACTGTCCTCGGCACCGGCGGCGGGGGCGACCCCCACGTCGGCAAACTCGTCGCGAAGCAGGCCATCGAGGAGTTCGGCCCCGTCGAACTCCTCCCCCCGGACGAACTGGACGCGGACGACTTCGTCATCCCGACCGCCCAGATGGGCGCGCCGACCGTCTCGGTCGAAAAGCTCCCGAGCGGGCGGGAGGCCGTCGCCTCGATGGAGCGCATCGAGCGCGAACTCGGGAAGACCGCCGACGCGACGATGCCGATCGAGTGCGGCGGCATCAACTCGACGTTCCCCTTCGCCGTCGCGGCCCGCCGCGGGCTCCCCGTGGTGGACGCCGACGGCATGGGACGCGCCTTCCCCGAACTCCAACACGAGACGTTCAACATCTACGGCGTCAGCGGGACGCCCGCGGCCGTCAGCGACGAGCAGGGGAGCACCTGCCTCATCGAGACTGAGGACAACGACCAGTTGGAGTGGCTGGCCCGCGGCGTCACCGTCAGGATGGGCGGCGTCGCCTACGTCTCGGACTACCCGATGACCGGGACGCAGGTCAACGAGACCGCCATCCCCGGCACGATGTCGCTCGCGAAGAACCTCGGCCGCGCGCTCCGACTCGCCGAGGACGACGCGATGAGCGCCATCCGCGAGGTGACCCGCGAGTCGATTTACGGCGAGGCGCGGTCGCTGTTCGAGGGGAAAATCGTGGACGTCCAGCGCCGCACCGAGCGCGGGTTCGTCTTCGGCCACGTCGATATCGACGGCCTCGACGGCGACGAGGGCTCGACGATGCGCATCGAGTTCCAAAACGAGAACCTCGGCGCGGCGGTCGACGGGAGCTACGTGGCGACCGTCCCCGACCTCATCACCGTCCTCGACCGCGAGACGGGCGGTCCGATTCCGACCGAGAGCCTCCGGTACGGGGCGCGAGTCCGCGTGCTCGGCATCCGGACGCCCGAGATAATGCGGACGCCCGCCGCGCTCGACGTGTGGGGGCCGGCGTCGTTCGGCCTCGACGCGACCTACGAACCACTCGCGGACCACCCATGA
- a CDS encoding hydantoinase/oxoprolinase N-terminal domain-containing protein, whose protein sequence is MTDYRIGIDVGGTNTDAVVMDGDDNLLAKTKTPTTEDITSGILSALDVVLDDSGVSEDELDYVMLGTTHATNAITERRGLNEVGVIRIGAPATQSIRPLLEWPDDLAAAIGNNVAILDGGHEFDGRLLNDLDEEQVRAQIREFSDVDAFAVTSVFSPVRDDHETRVAELIREEVGDDVPISVSNEIGSVGLLERENATALNAALTSVASEAANAFVDAMNERGIDANLYFGQNDGTLMSVDYAIRYPIFTVASGPSNSVRGAAYLSAVENGIIVDVGGTTTDVGAVTEGFPRESSVAVEIGEVKTNFRMPDIIAIGIGGGSIVSTDGGVTVGPQSVGYKLTEEAKCFGGETLTATDLEVAAGTIDIGSETPDVDGEIVEAAREYVRERVEREVDRMKTSAEPVPVVIVGGGSILVPDDIAGASEVHKPDHYEVANAVGVAIAQVSGEVDRIYSLDEMDREEAIQHAKDEATDNALAAGADADTVDIVDVEEVPLSYLPGNAVRIKVKAAGALDH, encoded by the coding sequence ATGACTGACTACCGAATCGGAATCGACGTCGGCGGCACCAACACGGACGCCGTCGTCATGGACGGCGACGACAACCTCCTCGCGAAGACGAAGACCCCCACGACAGAAGACATCACCTCGGGCATCCTCAGCGCCCTCGACGTGGTCCTCGACGACAGCGGCGTCTCCGAGGACGAACTCGACTACGTGATGCTCGGCACGACCCACGCGACGAACGCCATCACGGAGCGGCGCGGCCTCAACGAGGTCGGCGTCATCCGCATCGGCGCGCCCGCGACCCAGAGCATCCGCCCGCTCCTCGAATGGCCCGACGACCTCGCCGCGGCCATCGGCAACAACGTCGCCATCCTCGACGGCGGCCACGAGTTCGACGGCCGACTCCTCAACGACCTCGACGAGGAGCAGGTCAGAGCGCAGATTCGCGAGTTCTCCGACGTGGACGCCTTCGCCGTGACGAGCGTCTTCTCGCCCGTCCGCGACGACCACGAGACGCGGGTCGCGGAACTCATCCGCGAGGAGGTCGGTGACGACGTGCCCATCTCGGTCTCGAACGAAATCGGCAGCGTGGGCCTGCTCGAACGCGAGAACGCGACGGCGCTCAACGCCGCGCTCACGAGCGTCGCCTCGGAGGCCGCGAACGCCTTCGTCGACGCGATGAACGAACGCGGCATCGACGCGAACCTCTACTTCGGCCAGAACGACGGGACGCTGATGAGCGTCGACTACGCCATCCGCTACCCCATCTTCACGGTCGCCAGCGGCCCCTCGAACTCGGTCCGGGGCGCGGCGTACCTCTCCGCGGTCGAAAACGGCATCATCGTCGACGTGGGCGGCACGACCACCGACGTGGGCGCGGTCACCGAGGGCTTCCCCCGCGAGAGCAGCGTCGCCGTCGAAATCGGCGAGGTGAAGACCAACTTCCGCATGCCCGACATCATCGCCATCGGCATCGGCGGCGGCTCCATCGTCTCGACCGACGGCGGCGTCACCGTCGGCCCCCAGAGCGTCGGCTACAAACTGACCGAGGAGGCGAAGTGTTTCGGCGGGGAGACGCTGACCGCGACCGACCTCGAAGTCGCCGCCGGCACCATCGACATCGGCTCCGAGACGCCGGACGTCGACGGTGAAATCGTCGAGGCCGCCCGCGAGTACGTCAGAGAGCGCGTCGAGCGCGAGGTCGACCGCATGAAGACGAGCGCCGAGCCGGTCCCCGTGGTCATCGTCGGCGGCGGGAGCATCCTCGTCCCCGACGACATCGCGGGCGCGAGCGAGGTCCACAAGCCCGACCACTACGAGGTCGCGAACGCCGTCGGCGTCGCCATCGCGCAGGTCTCCGGCGAGGTCGACCGCATCTACAGCCTCGACGAGATGGACCGCGAGGAGGCCATCCAGCACGCGAAAGACGAGGCCACCGACAACGCGCTCGCCGCCGGCGCGGACGCCGACACCGTGGACATCGTCGACGTCGAGGAGGTCCCGCTTTCGTACCTGCCCGGCAACGCGGTGCGAATCAAGGTGAAGGCCGCCGGGGCGCTCGACCACTGA
- a CDS encoding DUF917 domain-containing protein — MKITTDNIDDFATGATVLGTGGGGDPYIGKLMAQQAIEEHGPVDLIDPRDVPDDALVIPSAMLGAPTVMVEKMPKGTEALAAFEALETHLGQEAYATMSIEAGGLNSTVPIAVAAALGLPLVDADGMGRAFPEVQMVTLTMGGVSATPMSIADEKGNSLLVNTVSNEYAEAFARVTSIEMGGACMIGTYALSGAEVREHAILDSMSLAHDIGEAIRTAKHRSQDPVEAVLDLTDGYELFAGKITDVERRTEGGFAVGEATLDGIDDCEGRTFALDFQNENLVARDSERGVVASTPDLITVVDAETGDPVTTERLAYGHRVRVIGMPCSPKWRTEEGLDLVGPAYFDYSIDYEPIETLQQPRHD, encoded by the coding sequence ATGAAGATAACCACAGACAACATCGACGACTTCGCCACCGGCGCGACCGTCCTCGGGACGGGCGGCGGGGGCGACCCCTACATCGGGAAGCTGATGGCACAGCAGGCAATCGAAGAGCACGGTCCCGTCGACCTCATCGACCCGCGAGACGTGCCCGACGACGCGCTCGTCATCCCGAGCGCGATGCTCGGCGCGCCGACCGTGATGGTCGAGAAGATGCCGAAGGGAACCGAGGCGTTGGCCGCCTTCGAGGCGCTCGAAACGCACCTCGGACAGGAGGCCTACGCGACGATGAGCATCGAGGCGGGCGGGCTGAACAGCACCGTCCCCATCGCCGTCGCCGCCGCGCTCGGGCTTCCCCTCGTGGACGCCGACGGCATGGGCCGGGCGTTCCCCGAGGTGCAGATGGTGACGCTCACGATGGGCGGCGTCAGCGCGACCCCGATGAGCATCGCCGACGAGAAGGGCAACTCGCTTCTCGTGAACACCGTCAGCAACGAGTACGCCGAGGCGTTCGCCCGCGTGACGAGCATCGAGATGGGCGGCGCGTGCATGATAGGCACCTACGCGCTCTCCGGCGCGGAAGTCCGCGAGCACGCGATTCTCGACTCGATGTCCCTCGCCCACGACATCGGCGAGGCGATTCGCACCGCCAAGCACCGCTCGCAGGACCCCGTCGAGGCGGTCCTCGACCTCACCGACGGCTACGAACTGTTCGCGGGGAAGATAACCGACGTGGAGCGCCGGACCGAAGGCGGCTTCGCCGTCGGTGAGGCGACCCTCGACGGCATCGACGACTGCGAGGGCCGGACGTTCGCCCTCGACTTCCAAAACGAGAACCTCGTCGCCCGCGACTCAGAGCGCGGCGTCGTGGCGAGCACCCCCGACCTGATTACGGTCGTGGACGCCGAGACGGGCGACCCCGTCACCACCGAGCGACTCGCCTACGGCCACCGGGTGCGGGTCATCGGCATGCCGTGTTCACCGAAGTGGCGGACCGAGGAGGGACTCGACCTCGTCGGCCCGGCGTACTTCGATTACAGCATCGACTACGAACCAATCGAAACTCTCCAGCAACCCAGACATGACTGA
- a CDS encoding ABC transporter ATP-binding protein, which yields MTDVSEPLLDVDDLEKYFPVKSGIIKRTSDYVKAVDGVSFDIERGETLALIGESGSGKSTVARTIIGLTGATGGTVRFDGEDITNAADEQLARLRSRVQMVFQDPTSSLNPRRTIGKSLAVPLKARGVATSDLRERVVDLLERVELNDEYWNKYPHELSGGQKQRVNIARALAVEPELLLLDEPTSALDVSVQAKIIALLEDLQAEFGLTYLFITHDLSLVRNFADETAVMYLGEIQERGPTQEVFQRPRHPYSRALLSAIPVTTDEEEAYKPRHEPLRGEIPSPRDVPTGCRFHTRCPYATDACSADEPAFVAVDAGPSVRCHIYDEAYADAFDDVPEVAVAAVADEGVASNQEP from the coding sequence GTGACTGACGTGTCCGAACCCCTGCTCGACGTCGACGATCTCGAGAAGTACTTCCCCGTCAAAAGCGGCATCATCAAGCGCACGTCCGATTACGTGAAAGCGGTCGACGGCGTCTCGTTCGACATCGAGCGCGGGGAGACCCTCGCGCTCATCGGCGAGTCCGGCTCCGGCAAAAGCACCGTCGCTCGGACGATTATCGGCCTGACCGGCGCGACCGGCGGGACCGTCAGGTTCGACGGCGAGGACATCACGAACGCGGCCGACGAGCAACTGGCTCGCCTCCGGTCGCGCGTCCAGATGGTGTTTCAGGACCCCACGTCGAGTCTGAACCCACGGCGGACTATCGGCAAGTCGCTCGCGGTCCCGCTGAAGGCCCGCGGCGTGGCGACGTCCGACCTCCGGGAGCGCGTGGTCGACCTGCTCGAACGCGTCGAGTTGAACGACGAGTACTGGAACAAGTACCCCCACGAACTCTCCGGCGGGCAGAAACAGCGGGTGAACATCGCCCGCGCGCTCGCGGTCGAGCCGGAACTGCTCTTGCTCGACGAGCCGACGAGCGCCCTCGACGTGAGCGTGCAGGCGAAGATTATCGCGCTCCTCGAGGACTTACAGGCGGAGTTCGGGCTCACCTACCTGTTCATCACCCACGACCTCTCTCTGGTCCGCAACTTCGCCGACGAGACGGCCGTGATGTATCTCGGTGAGATTCAGGAGCGCGGCCCCACGCAGGAGGTCTTCCAGCGGCCGCGACACCCCTACTCCCGGGCGCTTCTGTCCGCGATTCCCGTCACGACCGACGAGGAAGAGGCGTACAAGCCGCGGCACGAACCGCTCCGGGGCGAAATTCCGAGTCCGCGGGACGTGCCCACGGGCTGTCGGTTCCACACGCGGTGTCCCTACGCGACCGACGCGTGTTCGGCCGACGAACCGGCGTTCGTCGCGGTCGACGCCGGCCCCAGCGTCCGGTGTCACATCTACGACGAGGCGTACGCCGACGCGTTCGACGACGTGCCCGAGGTGGCCGTCGCGGCGGTCGCCGACGAGGGGGTCGCATCGAACCAAGAGCCATGA
- a CDS encoding ABC transporter ATP-binding protein, translated as MRLDEPVAENPLLTVENLEVGFESFDGLAEVIDGVNLSIGKGEVVTIAGETGCGKSVTMKSILRLLNQPPARVSGDITFDGTKLLSLSDREFERVKGQRMSLVFQDPMSSLNPTFTIGEQLTDTAQFGGDSDTGVVEFFRRRFSGERDEARERVLEMLREVQMPDPENIMDSYPSQLSGGMRQRALIAQALLNEPDLLIADEIGTALDVTIHDQILDLLKDLIENHDLSVLMITHNLGVARQVSDRVYVMYGGRIVETAPTDELFENPKHPYTQGLIASIPRLTGDEMATGIDGSIPEYLDPPPGCRFAPRCPYATAECEEARPEMYERGPQTGVECVLYDEVVPASERPTVEETRSHMTRRPGKQTGGD; from the coding sequence ATGAGACTCGACGAGCCGGTCGCCGAGAACCCGCTTTTGACCGTCGAGAACCTCGAAGTCGGCTTCGAGTCGTTCGACGGCCTCGCGGAGGTCATCGACGGCGTCAACCTCTCTATCGGCAAAGGCGAGGTCGTCACCATCGCCGGCGAGACCGGCTGCGGCAAGTCGGTGACGATGAAGTCCATCCTCCGCCTCCTGAATCAGCCGCCGGCCCGCGTCAGCGGCGACATCACGTTCGACGGGACGAAGCTGCTGTCGCTTTCGGACCGCGAGTTCGAGCGCGTCAAGGGCCAGCGGATGAGCCTCGTCTTCCAAGACCCGATGTCGAGCCTGAACCCGACGTTCACCATCGGGGAACAGCTCACCGACACCGCGCAGTTCGGCGGCGACAGCGACACGGGCGTCGTGGAGTTCTTCCGCCGCCGCTTCAGCGGCGAGCGCGACGAGGCGCGCGAGCGCGTCTTGGAGATGCTCCGCGAGGTTCAGATGCCGGACCCCGAGAACATCATGGACTCGTACCCGTCGCAGTTGTCCGGCGGGATGCGTCAGCGCGCGCTCATCGCGCAGGCCCTGCTGAACGAGCCGGACCTGCTCATCGCCGACGAAATCGGTACCGCGCTGGACGTGACGATTCACGACCAGATTCTCGACCTGCTGAAGGATCTCATCGAGAACCACGACCTGAGCGTCCTGATGATCACCCACAACCTCGGCGTCGCTCGACAGGTGAGCGACCGCGTGTACGTCATGTACGGCGGCCGCATCGTCGAGACCGCGCCGACAGACGAGCTGTTCGAGAACCCGAAACACCCCTACACGCAGGGGCTCATCGCGTCGATTCCGCGCCTGACGGGCGACGAGATGGCGACCGGCATCGACGGCTCGATTCCCGAGTATCTCGACCCGCCGCCGGGCTGTCGGTTCGCGCCGCGGTGTCCCTACGCCACCGCCGAGTGCGAGGAGGCCCGCCCGGAGATGTACGAGCGCGGCCCGCAGACCGGCGTCGAGTGCGTCCTCTACGACGAGGTCGTCCCGGCGTCCGAGCGGCCGACCGTCGAAGAGACCCGGAGCCACATGACCCGGCGACCGGGCAAGCAGACGGGGGGTGACTGA
- a CDS encoding ABC transporter permease, translated as MSAESTSVLDRVVSAERRELWQRSWKRFTSRPMSVVGLGIIIAIVLLAVFAPVVAPYPEHAGKFTDFSNTLQPPSVDHPLGTDHVGRDVLSRILFGYRLSLMLVAVVLGFGVPVGVLLGLVAGYYGGWTETIIMRATDTALALPPLVMALAITSALEPTLTNAMIAIAALWWTWHARLVQSIVASERSEEYVQAAKLAGASTPHILFREILPNTLSPILVKVTLDAGFVILIGAGLSFIGVGVQPPQPGLGTMVSQGTSYLPDSWWVSVFSGLAIFVLVMGFNMLGDGLRDLFDVEVNR; from the coding sequence ATGAGCGCCGAGTCGACGAGCGTCCTCGACCGGGTCGTCTCGGCCGAGCGCCGCGAACTCTGGCAACGGTCGTGGAAGCGCTTTACCAGCAGGCCGATGAGCGTCGTCGGTCTCGGCATCATCATCGCCATCGTCCTGCTCGCCGTCTTCGCGCCCGTCGTCGCGCCGTACCCCGAACACGCCGGGAAGTTCACCGACTTCTCGAACACGCTTCAGCCGCCGAGCGTCGACCACCCGCTGGGGACCGACCACGTCGGCCGCGACGTGCTCTCGCGCATCCTCTTCGGCTACCGGCTGTCGCTCATGCTCGTGGCCGTCGTCCTCGGCTTCGGCGTCCCCGTGGGCGTGCTGCTCGGCCTCGTCGCCGGCTACTACGGCGGCTGGACCGAGACGATTATCATGCGGGCGACCGACACGGCGCTCGCCTTACCGCCGCTCGTGATGGCGTTGGCAATCACATCGGCCTTGGAGCCGACGCTGACGAACGCGATGATAGCCATCGCGGCGCTGTGGTGGACGTGGCACGCCCGCCTCGTCCAGAGCATCGTCGCCAGCGAGCGCAGCGAGGAGTACGTGCAGGCCGCGAAACTCGCCGGCGCGAGCACGCCGCACATCCTCTTTCGAGAGATTCTCCCGAACACGCTGTCGCCGATTCTGGTCAAAGTGACCCTCGACGCGGGCTTCGTCATCCTCATCGGCGCGGGCCTGTCGTTCATCGGCGTCGGCGTCCAGCCGCCCCAGCCCGGCCTCGGCACGATGGTCAGCCAAGGAACGTCGTACCTGCCCGACTCGTGGTGGGTGAGCGTCTTCTCCGGCCTCGCCATCTTCGTCCTCGTGATGGGGTTCAACATGCTCGGAGACGGCCTCCGTGACCTGTTCGACGTGGAGGTGAACCGATGA
- a CDS encoding ABC transporter permease, with the protein MKYWQYLVRRLAGILVSLIGLSIIIFTTSRVLPGNPARMALGALASEEQVQALAAEMGLNKPIPLQYLDYMRGLLVGDLGTSLETKRAVSTDIVYYLPATLELITVSMFLTVVIGIPLGVIAAQNKDGLADNATRLVAFFSVSVPGFFVAIMFQLIFGYLLEWLPITGRLGSEFGSGVSRFTGFLLVDTLLSGNLAAHVDAWAHIILPALALSLAGIGQVMRITRSSMIDVKDQDYVEAERGFGLPSWLVTYKYTLKNAFIPTLTILGLLYASLLGNAFLIELVYSWPGLASYGVTAVLNNDFNAVVGVTMTIGVAFVSINFLVDVLLGRVDPRIRLAMEEAT; encoded by the coding sequence ATGAAGTACTGGCAGTATCTCGTGCGCCGGCTCGCGGGCATCCTCGTGAGTCTCATCGGCCTGTCGATAATCATCTTCACCACGTCACGAGTGCTCCCCGGGAACCCCGCGCGAATGGCCCTCGGCGCGCTCGCGTCCGAAGAGCAGGTGCAGGCGCTCGCCGCCGAGATGGGCCTGAACAAGCCGATTCCGTTGCAGTACCTCGACTACATGCGGGGCCTGCTCGTCGGAGACCTCGGGACGAGCCTCGAAACGAAGCGCGCGGTCAGCACCGACATCGTCTACTACCTGCCGGCGACGCTCGAACTCATCACGGTGTCGATGTTCCTCACCGTCGTCATCGGCATCCCGCTGGGCGTCATCGCCGCGCAGAACAAAGACGGGCTCGCCGACAACGCGACGCGGCTCGTCGCGTTCTTCAGCGTGAGCGTGCCCGGCTTCTTCGTCGCAATCATGTTCCAGCTGATATTCGGCTACCTGCTCGAATGGCTCCCCATCACGGGGCGGCTCGGCTCGGAGTTCGGCTCGGGCGTCTCGCGGTTCACGGGCTTCCTGCTCGTGGACACCCTGCTGTCGGGGAACCTCGCGGCCCACGTCGACGCGTGGGCGCACATCATCCTCCCGGCGCTCGCGCTCTCGCTCGCCGGCATCGGACAGGTGATGCGCATCACCCGGTCGAGCATGATTGACGTGAAAGACCAAGACTACGTCGAGGCCGAACGCGGCTTCGGCCTCCCCTCGTGGCTCGTCACGTACAAGTACACGCTCAAGAACGCGTTCATCCCGACGCTCACGATTCTGGGGCTGTTGTACGCCTCGCTTCTGGGCAACGCGTTCCTCATCGAACTCGTCTACTCGTGGCCCGGCCTCGCGTCCTACGGCGTCACCGCGGTGCTGAACAACGACTTCAACGCCGTCGTCGGCGTCACGATGACCATCGGCGTCGCGTTCGTGAGCATCAACTTCCTCGTCGACGTGCTGTTGGGTCGCGTCGACCCGCGCATCAGACTGGCGATGGAGGAGGCGACATGA